In the genome of Mucisphaera calidilacus, one region contains:
- a CDS encoding RNA polymerase sigma factor, whose product MAKLSDADRQLLEGVRAKDPAAWQQLVDRYHGRLIAFARRHGPRSTDAEDVVQEALISFLTSLDGYRGDASLETYLFTILRRRLIDARRSRRVPLCEASIRSDEDGSPIERAPGPEETASWYARRDENQQQLREALVSGLDNLVRKYRDALNFRDLMIVEAVFYAQLKNREVAELIEGASASHVAVIKHRAIDAIRQSVTEALGDSRAAESIDDAGDLLTEVWEASRPSCPKRNTLGANLLGTLEPEWSAYITFHVDVLGCSACRANRDDLQQATADPAASVIRNRILESTVGFLSRP is encoded by the coding sequence ATGGCCAAACTCAGTGACGCTGACCGTCAACTTCTCGAGGGTGTGCGAGCCAAGGATCCCGCAGCCTGGCAGCAGCTTGTCGACCGCTACCACGGCCGTCTCATTGCCTTCGCACGACGACACGGACCACGTTCCACCGACGCCGAGGACGTTGTTCAGGAAGCCCTCATCAGCTTCCTGACCTCACTCGACGGCTATCGAGGCGACGCCAGCCTTGAAACCTACCTCTTCACAATCCTGCGCCGACGTCTGATCGACGCACGGCGATCCCGGCGTGTCCCCCTCTGCGAAGCCTCCATCCGCTCCGACGAGGACGGCAGTCCGATCGAACGCGCACCCGGCCCCGAAGAAACGGCCTCCTGGTATGCGCGACGTGACGAGAACCAGCAGCAACTCCGCGAAGCACTCGTCAGCGGCCTCGACAACCTCGTCCGGAAGTATCGAGACGCCCTCAATTTCCGCGACCTCATGATCGTCGAGGCGGTCTTCTATGCCCAGCTCAAGAACCGGGAGGTCGCCGAGCTGATCGAGGGCGCCTCCGCCTCCCACGTCGCTGTCATCAAGCACCGGGCCATCGACGCCATCCGGCAGTCCGTGACCGAGGCTTTAGGTGACAGCAGGGCGGCCGAGTCGATCGACGACGCGGGGGATCTCCTCACCGAGGTCTGGGAAGCCAGCCGACCTAGCTGTCCCAAGCGAAACACCCTCGGAGCCAATCTGCTCGGCACACTCGAACCCGAATGGTCCGCCTACATCACCTTCCACGTTGACGTTCTCGGCTGCTCCGCCTGTCGGGCCAACCGCGACGACCTCCAGCAGGCCACCGCCGACCCCGCCGCCTCCGTCATCCGCAACCGGATTCTTGAGAGCACCGTGGGATTCCTCTCCCGGCCCTGA
- a CDS encoding FeoA family protein, producing the protein MRTIQQPISLNALPQGACAIIKDVQAGPFDAERLKAMGLCEGRHVTVLKPGQPMIIAVMGVRIGLDRNLARFIDLAPVEHPQPCCMDPLDAINEEASA; encoded by the coding sequence TTGAGAACGATCCAGCAACCGATCTCCCTCAACGCGCTCCCTCAGGGTGCCTGCGCCATCATCAAAGATGTCCAGGCAGGGCCCTTTGACGCAGAACGTCTCAAGGCCATGGGGCTCTGTGAGGGGCGTCACGTCACCGTCCTCAAGCCCGGCCAGCCGATGATCATCGCCGTCATGGGCGTGCGTATCGGTCTCGATCGCAACCTTGCCCGCTTTATCGACCTCGCCCCGGTCGAACACCCCCAGCCCTGCTGCATGGACCCCCTCGACGCCATCAACGAGGAGGCCTCGGCATGA
- the feoB gene encoding ferrous iron transporter B, whose amino-acid sequence MTTISLPVKPSPPRDALVPRIVLLGNPNAGKTTLFNRLTGLRAKTANFPGTTIERRVGAVRVNDSDIIIEDLPGLYALNAGNPEERIAAAVLNGELDGRPRPELAIVVIDATNLTRNLYLASQARETGIKVIVALNMVDLVEANGTNLDREALAAELGAPVVPISARSGQGIEDLVDRLAAEMSDSTSETPVPEALAACSSCSGCPHGARFDWAEQVGRKVAHTTVLPARWTDAIDRVVTHTLVGPIIFAAIMAGLFTTLFVLADHPMGWIEEWFGLMGDAVSSVFSDGLLHSLIVDGIIGGVGGVVVFLPQIVLLFFLLSLLEDTGYLARAAFVMDRWFRKLGLPGRAFVPMLSAHACAIPAIMSAKVIESKRDRMITIMILPLLTCAARLPVYAMIIGLLFPDNPLAAGLLMTGSYSLGIVAALVAALVMRHTIFPGQPESLVIELPTYKLPSFRNAILTAFDRGMIFIRKAGTVILAISLILWVMATFPTLPEDGLVEVASAADQARLVEIDTQTANPAIDANTREALEAERSAMHSAYAVEYSMAGRLGKLTEPIFAPLGFDWKINIGVISSFAAREVIVSTLGIVYGLGDAAEDEDALRDVLAAQTHADGSPVFTTALCLSILVFYVLAMQCLPTQAVTKRETGSWYWAAFQFGYMTVLAYTAALITYQTVSALGHG is encoded by the coding sequence ATGACCACGATCTCACTCCCCGTCAAACCCTCGCCGCCAAGAGACGCCCTCGTCCCACGCATCGTCCTGCTTGGTAACCCGAACGCGGGCAAGACCACGCTGTTCAACCGCCTGACGGGCCTGCGTGCCAAGACCGCCAACTTCCCCGGCACCACCATCGAACGACGTGTCGGCGCCGTTCGTGTCAATGACAGCGACATCATCATCGAGGACCTTCCCGGGCTCTACGCGCTCAATGCCGGCAATCCCGAAGAGCGCATCGCCGCTGCGGTGCTCAACGGCGAACTGGACGGACGCCCCAGGCCCGAGCTGGCCATCGTCGTTATCGACGCCACCAACCTGACGCGCAATCTCTACCTCGCGAGCCAGGCACGCGAGACCGGCATCAAGGTTATCGTCGCCCTCAACATGGTTGATCTCGTCGAGGCCAACGGCACCAACCTCGATCGTGAAGCTCTCGCAGCGGAACTCGGCGCACCAGTCGTCCCGATCTCCGCACGCAGCGGGCAGGGCATCGAAGACCTCGTCGACCGACTCGCAGCGGAGATGAGTGACAGCACATCCGAGACACCCGTCCCGGAAGCTCTCGCCGCCTGTTCCAGTTGTTCAGGATGCCCCCATGGCGCACGCTTCGACTGGGCCGAGCAAGTCGGGCGTAAAGTCGCTCACACAACCGTTCTACCGGCTCGTTGGACGGACGCCATCGACCGTGTGGTGACCCACACCCTCGTCGGTCCGATCATCTTCGCGGCGATTATGGCAGGGCTCTTCACAACGCTCTTTGTGCTTGCCGACCACCCCATGGGATGGATCGAAGAGTGGTTCGGTCTCATGGGAGACGCCGTGAGCTCCGTTTTTTCCGACGGGCTTCTCCACAGTTTGATCGTTGACGGCATCATCGGCGGCGTCGGTGGCGTCGTTGTTTTCCTGCCCCAGATCGTTCTGCTCTTTTTCCTCCTCAGCCTTCTCGAAGACACCGGTTATCTGGCCAGGGCAGCTTTCGTGATGGACCGGTGGTTCCGCAAGCTCGGTCTACCGGGACGCGCCTTCGTCCCGATGCTCTCCGCACATGCGTGCGCAATCCCGGCCATCATGTCGGCCAAGGTCATCGAGAGTAAACGCGACCGCATGATCACAATCATGATCCTGCCGCTGCTCACCTGCGCCGCACGATTGCCCGTCTACGCGATGATCATCGGCCTGCTCTTCCCCGACAATCCCCTCGCCGCCGGGCTGCTGATGACCGGCTCCTACAGCCTCGGCATCGTCGCTGCGCTGGTCGCCGCGCTCGTCATGCGTCACACCATCTTCCCCGGCCAACCCGAATCACTCGTTATCGAGCTGCCGACCTACAAGCTCCCCAGCTTCCGCAACGCCATCCTGACCGCCTTCGACCGCGGCATGATCTTCATCCGCAAAGCCGGCACCGTCATCCTCGCCATCTCACTGATCCTGTGGGTCATGGCAACCTTTCCCACGCTCCCGGAAGACGGCCTCGTTGAGGTCGCCTCCGCCGCCGATCAGGCACGTCTTGTGGAGATCGACACGCAGACTGCCAACCCCGCTATTGATGCCAATACCCGCGAAGCCCTCGAGGCCGAACGCTCCGCCATGCACAGTGCATACGCCGTGGAGTATTCGATGGCCGGACGGCTCGGCAAGCTCACCGAGCCCATCTTTGCGCCGCTCGGCTTCGACTGGAAGATCAACATCGGCGTGATCAGTTCTTTCGCCGCCCGTGAGGTGATCGTCTCCACCCTGGGAATCGTTTATGGCCTTGGTGACGCTGCCGAAGACGAAGACGCACTCCGCGATGTTCTCGCCGCTCAGACACACGCGGACGGCTCGCCCGTCTTCACGACCGCGCTCTGCCTGAGCATCCTCGTCTTTTATGTTCTCGCGATGCAATGCCTGCCAACTCAGGCTGTCACCAAACGCGAGACTGGCTCCTGGTACTGGGCCGCGTTCCAATTCGGCTATATGACCGTGCTTGCCTACACCGCAGCACTGATCACCTATCAAACCGTATCGGCACTGGGCCACGGATAA
- the rph gene encoding ribonuclease PH: MPRRTNQLRDVTIESFPTAAAGSVLITAGQTRVLCTASIASQTPRWIPTDDDGNPEHGWVTAEYAMLPGSTPDRKRRGNDGRSTEIQRLIGRSLRAGVDLKRMPGLAVTCDCDVLSADGGTRTAAITGSWVALVHALRTARTDGLIKANPVIGPVAAVSVGIIDGTPHLDLDYPLDSRADVDLNVVMNHKEEYIEVQGTAEGTPFDRKRLDQLLELAGKGIRSLIKTQRATLKKLKQSKA; the protein is encoded by the coding sequence ATGCCACGACGAACAAACCAGCTCCGTGACGTCACCATTGAATCTTTCCCCACCGCCGCCGCAGGCTCTGTCCTGATTACCGCCGGTCAGACCCGCGTGCTCTGCACAGCGAGTATCGCCAGCCAGACGCCACGCTGGATCCCCACCGATGACGACGGCAACCCCGAGCACGGATGGGTGACCGCCGAGTATGCCATGCTCCCCGGCTCCACACCCGACCGTAAACGACGTGGCAACGACGGACGTTCCACCGAGATCCAGCGTCTGATCGGTCGATCTCTCCGCGCGGGTGTCGATCTCAAGCGGATGCCTGGGCTCGCTGTCACCTGCGACTGTGACGTTCTCTCCGCCGACGGCGGGACACGCACGGCTGCGATCACCGGATCCTGGGTTGCCCTGGTGCACGCCCTTCGCACCGCGCGAACCGACGGGCTGATCAAGGCCAACCCGGTCATCGGGCCCGTCGCCGCGGTCTCGGTCGGCATCATCGACGGGACGCCACACCTTGACCTTGACTACCCCCTCGACAGCCGTGCCGACGTCGACCTCAACGTGGTCATGAATCACAAGGAGGAGTACATCGAGGTTCAGGGCACTGCCGAGGGCACGCCCTTCGACCGCAAGCGTCTCGACCAACTCCTCGAACTTGCTGGCAAGGGTATACGCAGCCTCATCAAGACCCAGAGAGCCACGCTCAAGAAACTGAAACAGTCCAAGGCCTGA
- a CDS encoding LptF/LptG family permease has product MSWILARYILFDIIKILVIVTATLVSVISFATAIKPLADGLLGPAELIRFVGYTIPTMLGFVLPFAGAFASTLVFIRLVADNEITAASACGVSHRALLMPVFGLGLVLTIILFTLSNFVVPGFYRNAAMTIEKDLLTVLVAKLNNRQPFTRGNWVVFADRAEAMDPPPPRPGQPAADKLVRLTGVAVQELAPSGKIRNDHTAQTATALLYQDPISNDSIVTLRLDGFVSFSAVEGDFRDGYIAALNLPPLRLPSVLRDNPKFYSWPELRDLTLHPERYDRVRDASLDYLQDLATHRLVVMVREALQEGLLRLKDPVSGRLATLTAPQWQPLRRGAVVNATESQPILYQLLPDDDATSAPLQRPMRAGQAFITVKPRSESTDDPRLTLELRDITLSDGSLGLSSQISRRLLPELAWPDHVLGQPLNAVPTRDLIAGQFAPQSEAEMRATATSLAELQHQIRRLASRIMSQLHVRAALAIACCLLTLLGATIAMNARNQSTLVAYTWSFLAAIITIIIVHSGENVANRVTMRVEIGLALLWSAILLLLIACAVAYARLGRPT; this is encoded by the coding sequence ATGTCCTGGATTCTCGCCCGGTACATCCTGTTCGACATCATCAAGATTCTCGTGATCGTGACCGCCACGCTCGTGAGCGTGATCTCGTTCGCGACCGCCATCAAGCCGCTCGCGGACGGGCTCCTGGGGCCCGCCGAGCTCATCCGCTTTGTGGGCTACACCATCCCCACCATGCTCGGTTTTGTGCTCCCGTTCGCAGGAGCTTTTGCCTCGACGCTCGTCTTCATCCGTCTCGTCGCGGACAACGAAATCACCGCGGCCTCTGCCTGTGGCGTGAGTCACAGAGCACTGCTGATGCCCGTCTTTGGTCTCGGCCTGGTCCTCACCATCATCCTCTTCACGCTCTCCAACTTCGTGGTTCCCGGCTTCTATCGCAACGCCGCCATGACGATCGAAAAAGACCTCCTCACGGTTCTCGTCGCGAAGCTCAACAACCGCCAGCCGTTCACACGTGGCAACTGGGTTGTTTTCGCCGACCGCGCTGAGGCGATGGACCCGCCGCCGCCCCGACCCGGCCAGCCCGCCGCCGACAAACTCGTTCGGCTCACGGGCGTCGCTGTCCAGGAACTCGCACCCTCCGGCAAGATTCGCAACGATCACACCGCTCAAACTGCTACGGCACTCCTCTATCAGGACCCCATCAGCAACGACTCCATCGTCACACTTCGACTCGACGGCTTTGTCTCCTTCTCCGCCGTCGAGGGAGACTTCCGCGACGGCTACATCGCAGCCCTCAATCTCCCCCCGCTGCGTCTCCCGAGCGTCCTGCGTGACAACCCCAAGTTCTATTCATGGCCAGAGCTTCGTGACCTCACCCTTCATCCCGAGCGTTACGACCGCGTGCGAGATGCCTCTCTGGATTACCTGCAGGATCTCGCCACGCACCGACTGGTCGTCATGGTCCGAGAGGCGCTCCAAGAGGGCCTGCTGCGTCTCAAAGATCCCGTCTCAGGACGCCTGGCCACACTGACGGCCCCCCAGTGGCAGCCCTTGAGACGCGGAGCTGTTGTCAACGCGACCGAATCTCAGCCCATCCTCTACCAGCTGCTTCCCGATGATGACGCCACGTCAGCCCCGCTACAACGGCCGATGCGTGCCGGCCAGGCCTTCATCACCGTCAAGCCGCGCAGCGAGAGCACCGACGACCCACGCCTTACGCTCGAACTACGCGACATCACCCTTTCCGATGGTAGTCTTGGTCTCTCCTCACAGATCAGCCGCCGCCTTCTTCCCGAACTCGCTTGGCCCGATCACGTCCTCGGCCAGCCGCTCAACGCCGTGCCGACACGCGACCTCATCGCTGGTCAGTTCGCTCCGCAGAGTGAGGCCGAGATGCGTGCCACGGCGACCTCGCTCGCCGAGCTTCAGCATCAGATCCGCCGCCTCGCCTCACGCATCATGTCGCAGCTCCACGTGCGCGCTGCCCTCGCCATCGCCTGCTGCCTGCTGACACTGCTCGGTGCCACCATCGCGATGAACGCACGCAACCAGTCCACACTGGTGGCCTACACATGGTCATTCCTGGCCGCGATCATCACCATCATCATCGTCCATTCAGGGGAGAACGTTGCGAACCGCGTGACCATGCGTGTCGAGATCGGGCTAGCGCTGCTCTGGTCCGCCATCTTGCTTCTGCTCATCGCCTGCGCCGTTGCCTACGCGCGACTGGGAAGGCCAACCTGA
- a CDS encoding LptF/LptG family permease, with amino-acid sequence MTILDRYILRQFFQNFVILLSVLIGLFVLIDLILNIDEFVEAGRVMADRWGGQAPATMIAIADYYWPLAVLALVHTVGLIAIGAAGFTLVAMHRNRELVALAASGMSLHRVAAPILVGSILLSLFTLPLQEAVIPDLATKLTRGASEVKNEALNAFPIRLIPDEDGTLFTASSFNITTGRLTDVSILERDSTGMMLQRIVGDAATWNHRRGGWEFEPTAFAASPIGTSSDVNTPVARDPQPVVFYATEMSPTIILARRKALFKRLLSMGDLQTLESSAALAPRERAEITQIIWSRFSLLVVHVLVVAIGIPFFLLRSPANIMTQSVRAAILCIGCWATALVLLQSSSGYNPVAMAWLPAALGLPIATFMLHAVET; translated from the coding sequence ATGACCATCCTTGATCGTTACATCCTGAGGCAGTTTTTTCAGAACTTCGTCATCCTGCTTTCGGTCCTCATCGGGCTGTTCGTGCTGATCGATCTCATTCTCAACATCGACGAGTTTGTTGAAGCCGGCAGGGTCATGGCCGATCGGTGGGGCGGACAGGCGCCCGCCACGATGATCGCGATCGCGGATTACTACTGGCCCCTAGCGGTTCTGGCTCTCGTCCACACCGTTGGCCTGATCGCGATCGGGGCAGCGGGGTTCACACTCGTGGCGATGCACCGCAACCGTGAACTGGTTGCTCTTGCCGCCTCGGGCATGAGTCTCCATCGCGTCGCCGCCCCGATCCTGGTCGGCAGCATCCTGTTGTCGCTGTTCACCCTGCCCCTGCAGGAAGCCGTCATCCCCGACCTCGCCACGAAACTCACCCGCGGCGCCTCCGAGGTCAAGAACGAGGCGCTCAATGCCTTCCCGATACGGCTGATCCCCGATGAGGACGGCACGCTCTTTACCGCCTCCAGCTTCAACATCACCACGGGACGACTCACGGACGTTTCAATACTCGAACGCGACAGCACCGGCATGATGCTCCAGCGCATTGTCGGTGACGCCGCTACATGGAATCACCGAAGGGGCGGCTGGGAATTCGAGCCAACAGCGTTCGCGGCCTCGCCGATCGGCACGTCCAGCGACGTCAACACACCGGTAGCCCGCGACCCTCAGCCCGTCGTCTTCTACGCGACCGAGATGTCACCCACGATCATCCTCGCCCGCAGAAAAGCCCTGTTCAAGCGACTGCTGTCGATGGGCGACCTCCAGACGCTCGAGTCCTCAGCAGCCCTGGCACCACGCGAGCGTGCGGAGATCACTCAGATCATCTGGAGCCGATTCAGCCTCCTCGTCGTTCATGTTCTTGTCGTCGCCATTGGCATCCCGTTCTTTCTCCTGCGCTCACCCGCCAACATCATGACCCAGTCCGTCCGCGCCGCCATCCTGTGTATCGGGTGCTGGGCCACTGCCCTCGTCCTCCTCCAGTCTTCGAGCGGATACAACCCCGTCGCCATGGCATGGCTGCCAGCGGCCCTTGGCCTGCCCATCGCCACGTTCATGCTCCACGCCGTCGAGACCTGA
- a CDS encoding phosphatase PAP2 family protein — protein MRPNLNEQRHWLVSLPTPVEGRPLSARWLVIAIVTLTLILLLRIIDHAAIEAVHAWPTTARTTLSWLTEWGGSQPYLVAAAVWLLSFLIPGVTARRITTTLLAFIVIAWSLLNVDGSPRERATWIITGLLLLALGFLRDQHRWINPVILVVICVVVSGVAVNIAKPLAGHTRPRLWIEHRIDDWQPLTLGYDHGSFPSGHATTAGAVAGSIAIVFPVTRIPMLMLGTAVATTRIGTLSHYPSDTLAGLWLGWVTPGLLRHLVRRKSDQLTRSSADHA, from the coding sequence ATGCGCCCCAACCTCAACGAACAGCGACATTGGCTCGTCAGCCTTCCCACGCCCGTCGAAGGCCGGCCGCTGTCCGCACGCTGGCTCGTCATCGCCATAGTCACGCTGACCTTGATTCTTCTGCTCCGAATCATCGACCACGCAGCCATCGAAGCCGTCCATGCATGGCCGACCACGGCACGAACGACTCTGTCCTGGCTCACCGAATGGGGCGGTTCACAGCCTTACCTCGTTGCCGCCGCCGTATGGCTCCTCAGCTTCCTGATCCCTGGCGTCACGGCACGCCGTATCACCACGACTCTGCTCGCTTTCATCGTGATTGCCTGGAGTCTGCTCAACGTCGATGGCTCACCGCGCGAGCGAGCGACATGGATCATCACGGGTCTCCTCCTCCTCGCCTTAGGCTTCCTGCGCGATCAGCACCGCTGGATCAATCCGGTGATCCTCGTCGTCATCTGCGTGGTCGTCTCGGGTGTCGCGGTCAATATCGCCAAGCCTCTCGCGGGCCACACACGCCCACGGCTCTGGATCGAGCACCGGATCGATGACTGGCAGCCCTTGACCCTCGGCTACGACCACGGCAGCTTCCCCTCGGGGCACGCCACCACGGCCGGAGCCGTCGCCGGGTCGATTGCGATAGTCTTCCCCGTCACGCGGATACCGATGCTCATGCTCGGCACAGCCGTCGCTACTACGCGTATCGGCACGCTGTCTCACTACCCCTCCGACACGCTCGCCGGCCTCTGGCTGGGCTGGGTCACCCCGGGCCTACTAAGGCATCTGGTCCGTCGAAAGTCAGACCAACTCACTCGGTCGTCGGCTGATCACGCGTAG
- a CDS encoding ArnT family glycosyltransferase, with protein sequence MLVGIGVSSSLWDRDEPRFARAAVEMRESGDLMVPRFNEGVRPDKPAGVYWAMQVGLELFGEHEIAVRLPSIVGLLWTGWLVYMAGRCLSGRSRAGVIAMVVLLTSLMPIVMGTLSTADGLLLGCMTQAYAVLLHRVCRGSVWWQIPVLVFALTLGQLVKGPIGLVIPMANMLLAGWMVGRHQRDDWHLGFGWWISVWVAALLSVVLFLAWGIPANQLSGGVLWSEGIGTHVVDRIQTAQEGHGGSNVLEYIALLPVYVPVVLIGFMPWTSLLPSAVNALRRREFLSGRERSLIWAWITPAFVIMTLVATKLPHYVLPMFPGLAVLVGVFVDRMTLQPVRADTRFGRLGRLFYLVMAGMGGVGLVVGPQVLGDDELAWRCALPALLVLIGTPWVLSHVANRRLLELVWFLGPLTPVVVLALVLSVLPWVESRLKVSPVIAEAIRYRLPDDARVYTLGYREPSLIFYLSRSLGTPVQRMGRTREALDAWVQQERSTPEALVITNSEAERLGITHEDLGATLLERYPVWNYASGTEGRTLVVETWLVGATRDQPTTE encoded by the coding sequence ATGCTCGTTGGAATCGGCGTGAGTTCATCGCTCTGGGACCGCGACGAGCCGCGTTTTGCCCGAGCCGCGGTCGAGATGCGGGAGAGCGGGGACCTGATGGTCCCCCGATTCAACGAGGGCGTGCGCCCCGATAAGCCCGCGGGGGTTTACTGGGCAATGCAGGTGGGTCTTGAACTCTTCGGGGAACACGAGATTGCGGTGCGTCTGCCCTCGATCGTGGGGCTGCTGTGGACGGGCTGGCTGGTCTACATGGCGGGGCGTTGTCTGTCAGGTCGCTCGCGAGCGGGCGTGATCGCGATGGTGGTTCTGTTGACTTCACTCATGCCGATCGTGATGGGGACGCTGTCGACGGCGGACGGCTTGCTGCTGGGGTGCATGACGCAGGCGTACGCGGTGCTGCTGCACCGGGTGTGCAGGGGCTCGGTGTGGTGGCAGATCCCCGTTCTGGTATTTGCGTTAACCCTCGGGCAGCTGGTGAAGGGGCCGATCGGGCTGGTCATCCCGATGGCGAACATGCTGCTGGCCGGGTGGATGGTCGGGCGTCACCAGCGCGACGACTGGCACCTCGGGTTCGGTTGGTGGATCTCTGTCTGGGTTGCGGCTTTGCTGAGCGTCGTGCTGTTTCTGGCCTGGGGTATTCCGGCGAATCAACTGTCCGGAGGCGTGCTGTGGAGCGAAGGGATCGGCACGCACGTGGTGGATCGGATCCAGACGGCTCAGGAGGGGCACGGCGGGTCGAACGTTCTGGAGTACATAGCGCTGCTGCCGGTGTACGTGCCGGTCGTGTTGATCGGATTCATGCCCTGGACTTCGCTGCTGCCATCGGCGGTAAACGCGCTGCGTCGGCGTGAGTTTCTGAGCGGCCGCGAGCGGAGCCTGATTTGGGCATGGATTACACCAGCCTTTGTGATCATGACACTGGTGGCGACCAAGCTGCCGCACTACGTCCTGCCGATGTTCCCCGGGCTGGCGGTGCTGGTGGGTGTGTTCGTGGACCGGATGACCCTGCAGCCGGTCCGGGCTGACACCCGGTTCGGACGACTCGGACGTCTGTTCTACCTGGTGATGGCGGGCATGGGCGGCGTGGGGCTGGTGGTGGGTCCGCAGGTGCTGGGCGATGACGAGTTGGCCTGGCGGTGTGCGTTGCCGGCGTTGCTTGTGCTCATCGGGACGCCGTGGGTCCTGAGCCACGTCGCGAATCGGCGGCTGCTGGAACTGGTCTGGTTCCTAGGGCCGTTGACGCCCGTGGTGGTGCTCGCGCTGGTGCTGTCGGTGCTGCCGTGGGTGGAGTCGCGGCTCAAAGTCAGCCCGGTAATCGCGGAGGCGATTCGTTACCGGCTGCCCGATGACGCGCGGGTCTACACGCTCGGTTATCGCGAGCCCAGCCTGATCTTCTATTTGAGCAGGTCGCTGGGGACACCGGTTCAACGGATGGGACGGACACGTGAAGCGCTCGATGCATGGGTTCAGCAGGAGCGATCCACGCCCGAGGCGTTGGTGATCACGAACAGCGAAGCAGAACGTTTAGGGATCACGCACGAAGACCTTGGGGCCACGCTTCTTGAACGTTACCCGGTCTGGAATTACGCGTCGGGGACCGAGGGGAGAACTCTTGTCGTTGAGACGTGGCTGGTCGGGGCTACGCGTGATCAGCCGACGACCGAGTGA
- the trpA gene encoding tryptophan synthase subunit alpha has product MNRILGIFEQHKSNGSRALMPFITAGDPDIECLPELIRVAEQNGASLCEIGVPFSDPIADGPVIQESMTHALDQGLRLEQVFEAIAAVRPETSLGIVAMVSFSIVHRYGLRDFINKAADSGFDGFIFPDLPLEAAQPVQQAAREAGTTLSLLIAPTTPLDRAAEIARASSGFAYIVSRAGITGEQDQLPPGLEERLQRLREHTEIPLAVGFGVSKPAHVKAITDHAEGVIVGSALVRRISDLRQSSREQILDAAGAYIRELASGLPQGAPSPTAE; this is encoded by the coding sequence ATGAACCGCATCCTTGGCATCTTCGAGCAGCACAAGAGCAACGGCAGCCGAGCGCTGATGCCTTTCATTACCGCGGGCGACCCCGATATCGAATGCCTGCCCGAACTCATCCGTGTTGCGGAGCAGAACGGTGCGTCCCTTTGCGAGATCGGGGTCCCTTTCTCAGACCCCATTGCCGACGGGCCTGTGATTCAGGAGTCCATGACGCACGCTCTTGATCAGGGGCTTCGCCTCGAACAGGTCTTCGAGGCCATTGCGGCCGTCCGACCAGAGACCTCGCTCGGCATCGTGGCGATGGTCAGTTTCTCCATAGTTCACCGCTACGGCCTCCGAGACTTCATCAACAAAGCAGCGGACTCGGGCTTCGACGGCTTCATCTTCCCTGACCTGCCGCTTGAGGCTGCTCAACCAGTCCAGCAAGCCGCTCGGGAGGCCGGCACCACACTCAGCCTGCTGATCGCACCGACGACACCTCTGGACCGGGCCGCCGAGATCGCCCGTGCCTCATCTGGTTTTGCCTACATCGTTTCCCGAGCCGGCATCACGGGCGAGCAGGACCAGCTGCCCCCCGGACTCGAAGAGCGGCTCCAGCGACTCCGTGAACACACCGAGATCCCGCTCGCGGTTGGCTTCGGCGTCAGCAAGCCCGCCCACGTCAAGGCCATCACCGACCACGCCGAGGGGGTCATCGTCGGGTCCGCACTCGTTCGTCGAATCAGCGACCTGCGACAATCATCCCGGGAGCAGATACTTGACGCCGCCGGGGCTTACATCCGTGAACTCGCCTCAGGATTGCCGCAGGGAGCGCCTTCTCCGACCGCCGAGTAA